The Comamonas sp. lk genome contains the following window.
GGTGCATCTGGGTGATGCCGATGCCATGCTCTGCGGTCTGGTCGGTCGCTTCGACAGCCACCTGATGCATCTGCAAGATGTACTGGGCCTCAAGCAAGGCGCCAACGAATTCGCCACGGTCAACGCCGTCATGCTTGAATCCGGCACCCTGTTCATCGCTGATACCTATATCAACGAAGATCCGACAGCCGAAGAGCTGGCCGAAATCGCCAAGATGGCTGCCGATGAAGTGGCCCGCTTCGGCCTGCCACCCAAGGTTGCCTTCCTCTCGCACAGCAACTACGGCTCCTCGACCCGTGGTTCCGCCCGCAAGATGCGCGCTGCCCGCGACATCTTCGCTGCCGCCAACCCCGGCATCGAATGCGATGGCGAAATGCACGGCGACGCAGCCCTCTCGCCCGAAGTGCGTAACCGTTCGCTGCTGGACTCCAGCCTGCACGGCGAAGCCAATGTGCTGATCTGCCCCAATCTGGACGCAGCGAACATTCTGTTCAACGTGCTCAAGACCACCGGCGGCCACGGCACCACCATCGGCCCCATCCTCATGGGTGGCGCAGCCTCGGCCCACGTGCTCACCCCCTCCTCCACCGTGCGCCGCGTTGTCAACATGACGGCTCTGGCTGCGGCACAGGCCATCACCTTGCGTGCCTGACGCCTAACTGGCAAAGCGGGTTTGACACCTGCTCAAAACAAAATGCCCTTCGGGGCGTTTTTTCGTTGGGCACTGAAACCAGGATCGCTGAACCGCCAACTCAGGCAAGGCATGGCGCAGCAACTGAGCACGGCCTGCACGGCCATCCAGCTTGATGCCAGTTATAGAACTTCAAAGAAATAGGCTTTAGCGCAATAAATACATACGCATTACGCTATATTTTCAATAGCAAAAGTTGCAACCCACTGAACGGCGCTTCAAATGCACCGAATTGCAAGTTTGCTCACAATCCTTGTGTAGAATCGGCGCATCCGGAGGTTTGGGTGAGTGGTTTAAACCAGCAGTCTTGAAAACTGCCGAAGGAGTGATCCTTCCGTGAGTTCGAATCTCACAGCCTCCGCCACAAAAACAACTAAGCCCTTGTTTTCAAGGGCTTTTTTGTTTTTATCGCAAAAACATCTACCATCCCATCTACCATCAAATTTGCACTTGATTCCAACCGAATCACACTGATCTGGACCAGAGCAAGGATGTGCGCTTCCCGCGGATGCCGGTCATCGCTGACTTCCATTCCGCTCGAAGCTACCTAGTCATGCTTGAGTTGACCAGCGGCAGCATGCGACCATTGGCGTCATCGGAGCTTTGACGACCGATAGCTTGTGTTCAGCGGGTGCGGCCGATCGGCGTTGGCGGCCAGGCTCACGGCGTCGGCTGCATCGCTGTCATTCGGGCGAATGCAGCTGCGTCGATGCGGTGTCAGGTTTCACCAGGAAAGTGGCCTCGGCATCGCAGGGCCTTCCGGCGGCATTCCGAAAGACCACTATGCGGCGTTGCGAACTTCCGGCCCCGACCCAATGCAGCTAACTGAGTGTGCGATTGAGTGACCCGGAAGCATTCAGCGGCGTGCGAACATAGGCGATCGCTGATGTGCAGCGGACAACGACCATCAAGTGCAGGCAGCAGCCCATTCAACGCCCTAAGTGCGTGGATGCTGGCCCCATCTGAGGCGGGCCGATCTCAAAGAAACGATGCAGTCCAAGAGGACGCACATCGCTTCTTTTTTGTTTTGAGGAGTATTTAGGTAGCAGCACAACGCCATCTGCTGAACCTGAAATACGACAAACAAGGCCGCCCTATGCCCAGTCGATTTCATCCAACCAAATGGAGGTCTTTTTTAGCAGCCTGTTGCAACACATTACCGACAGACAGCTCGTCAGGGCAACCGATGCGCAGTTGGACGACGTGCTGGGCGGGCTCATCTACCTGGCCAGCGATGCCGCCGCGATGGTGACCGGCTCCGCATTGCTGATCGATGGCGGGTGGACCACCGCCGACTGAACCACACCCCACCTGCAGCATGGCTGCTGCGACTCGTTTGCCAAGCTTGATGTACAACGTCACCGCTCGGATTCGAGCTTCGTATGAATACATGAACTACCTCTCAGTAATCCAAGATTTCATCTGCATCCCCCGAAATCCCCCGAAGTCAGAGCATGGATATGGCTCTCATGTAGTTTTATGAGAGTTCAGACCAGCGGCTACAGTCCGAACTACTCAGAACCCGTAGAGGTGCTCAGGGTTGCGCACCAAGATCCGCTGGCGCTGCGCCTCTTCGGGCACCCAGGCCAGCATCTGGTCCAGCAGGTCCGTTGTATTGGGCATACGGCCCTTGAACGAAACGTGCGGCCAGTCGCTGCCCCATACCAGACGGTCTGGCCGGGCAGCCAGCAGCGCCTGCACATAGGGCAGCATGTCTTCGTAGGGCGGCGGCAAGGCCGACATGCGGTAGCCGCAGGAAAGTTTGACCCAGCAACGCCCTGTATCGACCAGCCTCAGCAAAGACTGGAATCCGGGCTGTCCCAGGCCCTCGCTTGGCCTGAGCGAGCCCATGTGGTCAATCACGACATCCGTGGATAATTCGCGCAGCGTCGACTCCATCTCGGCAAGAAGGGCGCGCCCCTCGTCATCCATGACATGTAGCTGGACATGCCAGCCCAAGCGAGCTATGCGTGCCGCAAGCACGGGCATCTCGGACACTGGCACTGCGCCAGCATGGCCAATGTTGTAGCGCACGCCGCGCACTCCAGCTTCATGCATACGGTCCAGTTCGACGTCCGGCACATCAGCACGCAGCGTGACGATGGCGCGCGTCGGCCGCCCCATATCGGCCATCGCATCCAGATGGCGCCGGTTGTCAGTGCCGTAGCCACTGGGCTGCACGAGGACTAGGCGCTGGACACCCAGGACGTCGTGCAGCGCCCGCAGTTGGCTGGGCAGGGCCTCGGGCACATCGAAAGCACGCGTTGGGGCGACGGGATAGCGCTCGGCAGGACCGTAGACATGCACATGGCAGTCCGCCGTACCCGGCGGGCAGATCAGCCGAGGCTTGCGAGCAACAGGATAGGGAGGCTGGCACAGTGGAATCATCTCAGGCGCTTGCATAGTCGTTGTTAGAAGGAGGGCGGTCACTCAAAGACCTTGTCCTCATGGAGCACCACCGGCACCTCCTTGTTCCTCTCCGAATAGCCGTCGAAAGGCTTTCCTGCGAGGTCGATGCGCGCGAGCACGTCGCTGCTGGGATCGATGTGCGCGCCGATGCGCAGCATCACTAGGGCACCCTCGCCTTCTTTGGCCTGGAACCAGTAGAAAGCTCCGGCCGGCAGCAGAACGCAGTCGTTCTTGCCGACCTCACGCGTTTCGCCGTTAGGCCCGTGGAACACTGCGCCGCCCTGCAGGACAACGAACACATGGTCTTCATTGGAATGGGCGTGGATCTCGTTCTCTCCCCCGCTGGCATAGGTCTTAAGCACCACGTTCATGTAGCGCGAGGCGCCCAGCACCTGATTAGTCCGCCCCTCTTTCGGCAGTTGGGCACGGATATGAAAGAAGCTGGGTTGGCCCGGCTTGGAAAGGCGAGCCATCTCCGCGCGCCATTCGGCGGCGCTATGGACGATCGGTGCGAAGCTTTGGGACTGGGGGGTGGTGATGCTCATGGTGAAATACCTTCGTGGTGAGATTCAATCGATCCTGATGCCGGCTTCCGCGATGACCGGACGCCAGCGCGCCGCTTCCGAGGCCATAAAACTTCGCAGCGCCTGTGGCGAGCTGACGTCCGCCATCAGGCCAGCGCCCAGGAGCTTTTCCTGTACGTCCTTCGAGGCAAGGGCCTGCATCAGCGCCTGGTTAAGCTTTTCCACCACGGCGGCCGGAGTTCCCTTTGGCGCCAGCAACGCCATCCATACATCGATATCGGGCAGCTTGATACCCACATCGGACATAGACGGCACGGCCGGCAGCGAGGGGATGGGTTTTGCGCTCAGACGAGCCAACGGCTTTAACGTGCCCTTCGCGAAATGGGGCATGGCCGTCGTGATTCCGTCGATAGTAAAGGTGATGTCCTTGGAAAGTAGGCCTTGGGTTGTCCCAGCACTGCCCTTGTAGGACGCAGAAACCACATCCTTTCCTAGCACGCGCTTGAGGAGTTCACCAGAAAGCTGGGATGTGAAAGTTCCAAAACCGTAGCTAATTGCAGTGGGGTCAGCCTTGGTTCGTGACAGCAGCACTTGCATTGAATCAGGCCCTGCCTGATTGGTCATAACGACCAACGGCGTGGTGGCTACTTTGCCTATTGGCTCGAAGTCCTTGATGGGATCGTAGGGCAGCTTGGAGTAGAGATACTGATTCATCACCAGCGTATTGTCGATAGCCATCAGCAGCGTATATCCATC
Protein-coding sequences here:
- a CDS encoding amidohydrolase family protein; its protein translation is MIPLCQPPYPVARKPRLICPPGTADCHVHVYGPAERYPVAPTRAFDVPEALPSQLRALHDVLGVQRLVLVQPSGYGTDNRRHLDAMADMGRPTRAIVTLRADVPDVELDRMHEAGVRGVRYNIGHAGAVPVSEMPVLAARIARLGWHVQLHVMDDEGRALLAEMESTLRELSTDVVIDHMGSLRPSEGLGQPGFQSLLRLVDTGRCWVKLSCGYRMSALPPPYEDMLPYVQALLAARPDRLVWGSDWPHVSFKGRMPNTTDLLDQMLAWVPEEAQRQRILVRNPEHLYGF
- a CDS encoding cupin domain-containing protein gives rise to the protein MSITTPQSQSFAPIVHSAAEWRAEMARLSKPGQPSFFHIRAQLPKEGRTNQVLGASRYMNVVLKTYASGGENEIHAHSNEDHVFVVLQGGAVFHGPNGETREVGKNDCVLLPAGAFYWFQAKEGEGALVMLRIGAHIDPSSDVLARIDLAGKPFDGYSERNKEVPVVLHEDKVFE
- a CDS encoding tripartite tricarboxylate transporter substrate binding protein gives rise to the protein MMTSQAAAALALSLVWSSVPLQAQAQASRDFPSRPIRMVVPFPAGGPTDLLARVVGQRMGELVRQPIVVDNKPGANTIIGADVVAKAVPDGYTLLMAIDNTLVMNQYLYSKLPYDPIKDFEPIGKVATTPLVVMTNQAGPDSMQVLLSRTKADPTAISYGFGTFTSQLSGELLKRVLGKDVVSASYKGSAGTTQGLLSKDITFTIDGITTAMPHFAKGTLKPLARLSAKPIPSLPAVPSMSDVGIKLPDIDVWMALLAPKGTPAAVVEKLNQALMQALASKDVQEKLLGAGLMADVSSPQALRSFMASEAARWRPVIAEAGIRID